One stretch of Gadus macrocephalus chromosome 12, ASM3116895v1 DNA includes these proteins:
- the cep350 gene encoding centrosome-associated protein 350 isoform X6: MSSSKTTAVSLHSSARHRNGDVRDLNAAWEALSQSKVALRHIENRLEAAPGTGVLLESVMDPKKHASRKLSRRAGRGADDAGGSSKRRGHGNHSPEKSSSRSPLRNATLDSNVRKNNVEFREPLASFREATPPTLQPSQLEACSTQSASGPSLPPTQSPSDPSLSQLVYQRDTRDRQTDGDLDSTHSSALASTEVRYLNDRSALDATRPPPVQTALAAAGEDCHPRAPPCASHAQSLPPARADLSASSSPGSTSAVASQRLENLRRRQPDEKLEKLKERIRKQREHLEEAAERDKLLGYLEQPIRGAVGSSSSGTVPTAKATVRKVAPAPPAPVYRGFNSSETKIKTADGKVWKEEEFHNLSRDFYMDLSRQLAESSRQQHQSEERGTERPKDRRPPKPVRKVHRSSEPHPKQVIGPASWREGQKLVKMVLGPAPRQPPEGRPQTSERPGPAHRSSSDARPEPARRPRPNSTERPRSGRGRSGARSHTTTTLAPQPAAREEASAAASTELLSADIQGILDDLQMECREAEEEEERARERSGRGHSGTRGRGRSSSRSSRAPAPQGAPLSRASRSGSPANRRAERPADAADAEHRKRHYDADTVRQYIVHQQEGRRRRQMEERRAQREEAERRNQRLQELYRKQRVVAKAVALPSEAPVATVQRRLQETFTKLLQEEAELEAEGEHEPPAALPTNHHLQRPMYQPSGESDKENKRLEVPQSPSSSDMSLSEQPPRLSRNDLDMGVLSWLQPDRTSVASRAPQNGGALAPPADHLFSEILRLETEAVAAAAAAGHTHRPHRQSPGSNGSRSKMARIDAIKATAASLSNRIESEARKLAGEGTNYGTLTSMDADVVLAPQRSPFNQDAGRWASAASPPVREPFTMPSDNLVERIQRSEDLAIRIQKILSSADQSSFDGDGLPGVGNLHSYRRPSPKKKSLASATDLKHHSYRQEGRGLLNGLEEVQRLGQPRGLGANGDWEERRNHGKEPRDSSGGSISEGPLQSDEDPSPPRRATNHVPGTAGSLAAVDYCAGRQREDDQPLAQFQRDAERYSAVSPAAPQRNGTRAAWEELSKGSPLSVINIYTKNLHSHLKAPEELERTSPSVRSPQSGVSPGDAAAYEDDFVSSRSSGATGQSKRRYSGHSSVKSHFEELMRRSPYDKRNGDFSSPHPSHHSSLQSPHLSSGSSSVCRGSRGKRGTASDRSDATVPDELKSPCSPHSETRSADSRKRGSERSSAHSQPRSHHSDGTLGGAPEPSPRSLGQDGDKTPAGSPGLASLPGTPAGPGSPPDRASPGVSPRSGSSGGAGGVAQGAAASPPTRSPPHAQNDGRLPSLGGREETTGERQYAPGVLRQRMTAELSYLESIEESVRQLGDVERLRGVSMAQQESVSLAQILKAQQQRHERELYELKIKAEREALETQLHMEESRQRAARAHAELQESMAVNHQQTLGGLQEASAKMMSQQAEAARYTADAARHIKEMAELTRSQMVPGDLTCAAEIQSRTALDQHRSSHKKSPQARTESDSSRSEGSCSRPMPGEPLSSLDSLSQSDSLPYRRPEISGGDSSSYLDRSHDSSAQRDWRRMDGRKEEPAEEGREPARRGKEATGNSSVEEEEAATAADDSLVSESIHSVLNEKDSTSVATDYSLKFDESMTEDEIEERSFRSLLPSEAHRRVTLDKKSRPHEESEEEPASHDRSLASMPLNRSKDGSQTFASGQDSFTQFTMDMVRQYMVDEEVRLQHQGSLLHLRQKALKEKTKTEMAWLEHQKRRLRDKGEDDKMPPLRKKQRGLLMKLQQEQAEIKRLQEANKVARKERLLLLKQQEEIERMRSNTLRLKERLKSAGGDAPPETPLSETPVSEAASPSLMLACRDPRSPSPPLSVSGSETSSIMQKLKKMHSHADEKFLTKREQQLLQRRHHAVELLQWKERLDREEAEVRRMEKEALGVCDRQAHHQNQVEVQPGRWSPEAAQRETSDVGTSSGCRQNQEPLSDEKRGRLGEEDYSTVSPERSGSSAPASSFTAPPASVPETSMASFQSSQDITSASPSPGKPSTPANAILSTTASAVDCSGGSGTKMLLRPPPRPAGHTPGQARTRPSDPPTATHTDPMSDQSDIESRIRALKEELKKRKSMAYQLKKEQKKRHKERLKAQEASLLKQLESYDDFIQKTKAELNNEPASKSAAEPQINAAASATENSKALPPHSSDSSSRRSRAVSDSDEGHSSIHAGDRTPLGRSRSTSLPEELSEEDTPTVTPTPAHGSPEQPSPGVKALGAPDGPSRTSIYKGDRHLRGGAEDGSVVSNHRSDISEDLAGAVSSKSGNGHSEVLLKLETEDGPPSHQDSSVSNHVPSENEDDIYSPCGSRQDERGLKIRDSSLPGEPKLSWHQEGTSSSSDNASLSSKIEAPLKEADVSRRPSVTVTDGYHDDFESSAESSPRDGRRSSQPTSPVSPPSGGASGQASYSRSPLDQSRDDEEVEEDIAGELSEHSEEFSDSRHSGKLLDLNDKTAESPGETRNELNHSPALSPSLSRVSPVEDEMPTFCIGDRVLVSHVQPGTLRFKGPTRFANGFWAGVELDKSEGSNNGTYDGVAYFVCEERHGIFAPSDKIARLPERFDVSVDTTEDEDSFVDDLSERSKRADDEKSAVQPRKETEESPRDDPSGSGYKEPRDEAGHPSVRHQNKDALDANSLNSRNHHTVPNGRIRDGSLEFDNAPTTLLISDLDKMGSATRGQKQRTPHTGHKDLDSHHSSVTPNECMDDFDIKSNEGKAKERDSLGAFADTLLNDFVKDAVTQLSQVKLAKERKIMEANRMNGELFTDRLEGEGRVSPSEQKDGLPFFLETEKEELSSPELCNRPESPVLGASGQEELAKRLAELELSRELLDDLGDDQDWFEEDFGLKSRREQQRRQQRQKEEEEEDDDDDDEENRVGGGRPVTSVGEPQAKTPPRPELPLPLLPKLPEQPPMVVPHSATEVERLVHAATAEIWQSCGLGAADVLTLAGLPVPRPSLGYLGKEANGQDQEDLCIRSYRQGVYDLTWEILQEIFGEDPNANQPLWLKPRRVNSSYSHRVRMPGNISTVQEFIATKVLKLYGLRKDQSQKTDWQKMLKFGRKKRDRVDHILVQELHEEEAQWVNYDEDELFVKMQLADSIFDMLLKDTADVLTQIHEQRAARDALS, translated from the exons ATGAGTAGCAGTAAGACGACTGCAGTCTCTCTCCACAGCTCTGCAAGGCATCGGAATGGCGATGTCAGAG ATCTCAACGCTGCATGGGAAGCCCTTTCTCAGTCAAAAGTTGCT TTGCGGCACATAGAGAATCGCCTGGAGGCCGCTCCAGGGACTGGGGTTTTGTTGGAGTCCGTCATGGACCCTAAGAAACATGCCTCAAGGAAGCTCAGCCGCCGAG CTGGCAGGGGGGCAGATGATGCGGGAGGGTCGTCCAAGCGGAGGGGCCATGGAAATCATAGCCCAGAGAAGAGCAGTTCCCGCAGCCCACTGAGAAACGCCACCCTGGACAGTAATGTCCGAAAGAATAACGTGGAGTTCAGGGAGCCGCTGGCCTCCTTCAG GGAGGCCACTCCTCCAACACTCCAGCCTTCACAGCTGGAGGCCTGTAGCACCCAGTCAGCGTCTGGACCGTCCCTCCCTCCGACCCAGTCCCCCTCGGACCCCTCCCTCAGTCAGCTGGTCTACCAGAGGGACaccagggacagacagacggacggcgACCTGGACAGCACGCACTCCTCGGCTCTGGCGAGCACCGAGGTCCGCTACCTCAACGACCGGTCCGCCCTGGACGCCACGAGGCCCCCGCCCGTCCAGACGGCCCTCGCCGCGGCGGGCGAGGACTGCCATCCCCGGGCGCCGCCGTGCGCCAGCCACGCGCAGAGCCTCCCTCCGGCCCGAGCGGATCTCTCGGCGTCCTCCAGCCCGGGCTCGACCTCGGCCGTGGCCTCGCAGCGGCTGGAGAACCTGCGGCGGCGGCAGCCCGACGAGAAGCTGGAGAAGCTGAAGGAGCGCATCCGCAAGCAGAGGGAACAcctggaggaggcggcggagcgGGACAAGCTGCTGGGCTACCTGGAGCAGCCCATACGGGGAGCCGTGGGAAGCTCCAGCAGTGGTACCGTCCCAACGGCCAAGGCTACGGTCCGCAAGGTGGCGCCCGCCCCCCCTGCGCCCGTGTACAGAG GTTTCAACAGCAGCGAGACAAAGATCAAGACTGCGGATGGGAAGgtgtggaaggaggaggagttccaCAACCTCAGTAGAGACTTCTACATGGACTTGTCACGCCAGCTTGCTG AGAGCTCCAGACAGCAGCATCAGAGTGAGGAGCGGGGAACGGAGCGCCCCAAAGATAGGAGACCCCCCAAACCGGTCCGCAAGGTCCACAGGTCCTCTGAGCCACACCCCAAGCAAG TGATCGGGCCGGCGTCGTGGCGCGAGGGCCAGAAGCTGGTGAAGATGGTTCTGGGTCCGGCACCGCGGCAGCCCCCAGAGGGCAGACCACAGACATCTGAGAGACCGG GCCCAGCTCACCGATCAAGCTCGGACGCGCGGCCCGAGCCAGCCCGGCGGCCCCGACCCAACAGCACCGAGAGGCCTCGCAGCGGCCGCGGGCGCTCTGGCGCCCGCTCCCACACTACAACCACACTGGCTCCCCAGCCTGCAGCCCGGGAAGAAGCCTCGGCGGCCGCAAGCACAGAGCTGCTGTCGGCCGACATCCAGGGCATCCTGGACGACCTCCAGATGGAGTGcagggaggctgaggaggaggaggagagggcgcGGGAGAGGTCCGGTCGGGGCCACAGCGGTACAAGAGGCAGGGGCCGCTCGTCGTCCCGATCGTCCAGGGCCCCGGCCCCTCAAGGGGCCCCCCTCTCGAGGGCCTCCCGCAGCGGCAGCCCCGCCAACCGGCGAGCGGAGCGGCCCGCGGACGCCGCGGACGCGGAGCACAGGAAGCGGCACTACGACGCCGACACGGTCCGGCAGTACATCGTCCATCAGCAGGaggggaggcggaggcggcAGATGGAGGAGCGCAGGGcacagagggaggaggcggagaggaggaaccagagacTGCAGGAGCTCTACCGGAAGCAGAGAGTGGTCGCTAAGGCCGTGGCCCTTCCCTCTGAGGCCCCTGTAGCAACTGTACAGAGGCGGTTACAGGAGACCTTTACTAAACTGCTGCAAGAGGAGGCAGAGCTGGAAGCAGAAGGCGAACATGAACCGCCTGCTGCTCTACCCACCAATCATCACTTG CAGAGACCCATGTACCAGCCTTCAGGAGAGTCGGACAAGGAGAACAAGAGGCTGGAGGTTCCCCAAAGTCCATCCAGCAGTGACATGTCTCTGTCCGAGCAACCCCCTCGATTGTCCAG AAATGATTTAGATATGGGTGTTCTCTCATGGCTTCAGCCGGACCGCACAAGCGTGGCAAGCCGAGCTCCCCAAAACGGCGGTGCTCTGGCGCCTCCTGCTGACCACCTCTTCTCCGAGATATTGAGGCTTGAAACCGAGgcggtagcagcagcagcagcagccgggcACACGCACCGTCCGCACCGCCAGTCCCCGGGCTCCAACGGGTCCCGATCCAAGATGGCCCGGATCGACGCCATCaaggccaccgccgcctccctcTCCAACCGCATCGAGAGCGAGGCGCGGAAACTGGCCGGCGAGGGGACAAACTACGGGACGCTAACCTCCATGGACGCGGACGTGGTTTTGGCCCCGCAGCGCTCTCCGTTTAACCAGGATGCCGGACGGTGGGCCAGTGCGGCCAGCCCCCCGGTCAGGGAGCCCTTCACGATGCCTTCGGACAACCTGGTTGAGCGGATCCAGCGCTCGGAGGACCTCGCCATAAGGATCCAGAAGATTCTGAGCAGCGCCGATCAGAGCTCCTTCGACGGGGACGGCTTGCCCGGTGTGGGCAACCTGCATTCCTACAGAAGGCCGTCCCCGAAGAAGAAAAGTCTGGCGTCCGCGACGGACCTCAAACACCACAGCTACCGCCAGGAAGGGCGGGGTCTGCTCAACGGCCTGGAGGAGGTACAGCGGCTGGGTCAGCCGCGGGGCCTCGGAGCCAACGGGGACTGGGAGGAACGGAGGAACCACGGGAAGGAGCCCCGAGACTCGAGCGGCGGCTCCATCAGTGAGGGCCCGCTCCAGAGCGACGaggaccccagccccccccgccGCGCCACCAACCACGTGCCCGGGACGGCGGGCAGCCTGGCGGCCGTCGACTACTGCGCCGGGCGTCAGAGGGAGGACGACCAACCCCTGGCCCAGTTCCAGAGGGACGCGGAGAGGTACTCGGCCGTCAGCCCCGCCGCCCCGCAGAGAAACGGCACACGGGCCGCCTGGGAGGAGCTGAGCAAAGGAAGTCCTCTCAGTGTGATCAACATTTACACCAAGAACCTCCACAGTCACCTTAAAG CGCCAGAGGAGCTGGAGAGAACCTCTCCATCCGTCCGGTCGCCCCAGTCTGGGGTCAGCCCTGGGGATGCAGCGGCCTACGAGGATGACTTTGTGTCCTCTCGTAGCAGCGGGGCCACTGGCCAATCAAAGAGAAGATACAGTGGACACAGCAG TGTGAAGAGTCACTTTGAGGAGCTGATGAGGAGGTCCCCGTACGACAAGAGGAACGGGGACTTCAGCTCTCCTCACCCGTCCCACCACTCGTCCCTGCAGTCCCCCCATCTGTCCTCCGGCTCCTCGTCCGTCTGCCGGGGCTCCAGAGGAAAGAGAG GAACGGCGTCGGATCGAAGTGACGCTACTGTGCCGGACGAGCTGAAGAGCCCCTGCTCCCCGCATTCAGAAACCCGGTCTGCTGACTCGAGGAAGAGGGGCTCGGAGAGGAGCTCTGCCCACAGCCAGCCTCGGAGTCACCACTCTGACGGGACACTAGGGGGAGCTCCAGAGCCGTCTCCCAGAAG TTTGGGGCAGGACGGTGATAAGACGCCCGCCGGTAGCCCTGGCCTGGCCTCTCTCCCGGGCACTCCCGCTGGCCCGGGGTCCCCTCCAGACAGAGCGTCTCCAGGGGTCTCCCCCAGGAGCGGCTCCTCTGGGGGAGCAGGTGGCGTGGCCCAGGGTGCCGCAGCCTCCCCACCAACCAGGAGTCCACCACACGCACAAAATGATGGCCGTTTGCCATCGCTCGGTGGCAGAGAGGAGACCACAG gcgaGCGGCAGTACGCCCCCGGTGTGCTGAGGCAGCGCATGACCGCGGAGCTGAGCTACCTGGAGTCCATCGAGGAGTCTGTGCGACAGCTGGGCGACGTGGAGAGGCTGAGGGGGGTGTCCATGGCGCAGCAGGAGAGCGTGTCTCTGGCCCAGATACTGAAG gcgcagcagcagcggcaTGAGCGCGAGCTGTACGAGTTGAAGATCAAGGCCGAGAGAGAAGCGCTGGAGACACAGCTGCACATGGAGGAGAGCCGGCAAAGAGCTGCCAGG GCCCACGCAGAGCTGCAGGAGAGCATGGCGGTGAACCATCAGCAGACCCTGGGAGGCCTCCAGGAAGCGTCCGCCAAGATGATGAGCCAGCAGGCGGAGGCGGCGCGCTACACGGCCGACGCGGCCCGTCACATCAAAGAG ATGGCGGAGCTGACCCGGTCCCAGATGGTCCCGGGGGACTTGACCTGCGCTGCCGAGATCCAGAGCCGGACTGCGTTGGACCAACACAGAAGCTCACACAAGAAGTCGCCTCAAGCACGAACTGAATCAGACAG TTCCAGGAGCGAGGGGTCCTGCAGCAGACCCATGCCTGGGGAGCCCCTCTCTTCCCTGGATAGCCTCAGTCAGTCTGACTCCCTGCCCTACAGGAGACCTGAGATCAG TGGCGGAGACAGCAGCAGCTACCTGGACCGATCCCACGACTCCTCGGCGCAGCGGGACTGGCGCAGGATGGACGGCAGGAAGGAGGAGCCCGCGGAGGAGGGCCGCGAGCCGgccaggagggggaaggaggcgaCGGGGAACAGCTccgtagaggaggaggaggctgccaCGGCCGCAGACGACTCCCTCGTCAGCGAGAGCATCCACTCGGTGCTCAACGAGAAAG ACAGTACGTCAGTGGCGACCGACTACTCTCTGAAGTTTGACGAGTCCATGACGGAGGACGAGATCGAGGAGCGCTCGTTTCGCTCTCTGCTGCCGTCGGAGGCGCACCGGCGCGTCACCCTGGATAAGAAGTCCCGTCCGCATGAGGAATCCGAGGAGGAGCCGGCCTCCCACGACAGGAGCTTGGCCTCTATGCCCCTGAACCGCTCTAAG GATGGGAGCCAGACCTTCGCCAGTGGCCAGGACAGCTTCACCCAGTTCACCATGGACATGGTGCGCCAGTACATGGTGGACGAGGAGGTGAGGCTGCAGCACCAGGGCTCCCTGCTGCACCTGCGGCAGAAGGCCCTCAAGGAGAAGACCAAGACGGAGATGGCCTGGCTGGAGCACCAGAAGAGGAGGCTGAGGGACAAGGGGGAGGACGACAAGATGCCCCCCCTCCGGAAGAAGCAGAGGGGCCTGCTGATGAAGCTACAGCAGGAGCAG gCGGAGATCAAGCGTCTCCAGGAAGCCAACAAGGTGGCGAGGAAggagaggctgctgctgctgaagcagcaggaggagatcGAGAGGATGAGGAGCAACACCCTGAGGCTCAAGGAGCGCCTCAAGTCTGCCGGAGGCGACGCGCCCCCG gagaccCCCTTGTCCGAGACCCCGGTGTCCGAGGCGGCCTCCCCCAGCTTGATGCTGGCGTGCAGGGACCCCCGCAGTCCGTCTCCCCCGCTCTCCGTCTCCGGCAGCGAGACCAGCAGCATCATGCAGAAGCTGAAGAAGATGCACTCTCACGCGGACGAGAA GTTCCTGACCAAGCGGGAGCAGCAGCTGCTCCAGAGACGGCACCATGCAGTCGAGCTCCTGCAGTGGAAGGAGCGTCTGGaccgggaggaggcggaggtccGCAGGATGGAGAAGGAAGCCCTGGGCGTCTGCGACCGGCAGGCCCACCACCAGAACCAGGTCGAGGTTCAGCCCGGCAGGTGGTCTCCAGAGGCCGCTCAGAGGGAGACCTCTGATGTCGGCACCAGCTCTGGCTGCCGGCAGAACCAGGAACCCCTGAGCGACGAGAAGAGAG GGAGACTGGGTGAGGAGGATTACTCCACAGTGAGCCCTGAGCGTTCGGGTTCGAGTGCCCCAGCGAGCTCCTTCACAGCCCCGCCTGCCTCGGTCCCAGAGACGTCCATGGCCTCCTTCCAGAGCAGCCAGGACATCACCTCCGCCTCTCCGTCTCCTGGCAAACCA TCTACCCCGGCCAACGCCATCCTCAGCACTACTGCCTCCGCGGTAGACTGCAGCGGAGGCAGCGGGACCAAGATGCtgctccgccctcctccccgGCCCGCCGGCCACACACCGGGGCAGGCTCGAACCAGGCCCAGTGACCCCCCCACGGCCACACACACCG ATCCCATGTCAGACCAGAGCGACATCGAGAGTCGCATCAGGGCCCTGAAAGAGGAGCTGAAGAAACGCAAGTCGATGGCCTACCAGCTGaagaaggagcagaagaagagacaCAAGGAGCGCCTTAAGGCACAGGAAGCCAGTCTACTTAAGCAGCTCGAG TCCTACGATGATTTCATCCAGAAGACGAAGGCGGAGCTGAACAACGAGCCAGCCTCCAAATCGGCAGCTGAACCTCAGATCAACGCGGCTGCCTCTGCCACTGAAAACAGCAAAGCTCTGCCTCCACACAG TtccgacagcagcagcaggcgctcCAGGGCGGTGTCGGACTCTGACGAAggccattcatccatccatg CAGGTGACCGAACTCCTCTGGGCCGGAGTAGATCTACCTCTCTACCCGAGGAGCTTTCGGAGGAGGACACTCCCACAGTCACCCCGACCCCAGCGCACGGGAGTCCAGAGCAGCCTTCCCCAGGGGTCAAGGCCCTGGGTGCTCCAGATGGCCCCTCCAGGACGTCCATCTACAAGGGAGACCGCCATTTgcgtggaggagcagaggacggaAGCGTTGTGTCCAACCACAGGTCTGATATATCAGAGGACCTGGCGGGGGCTGTGAGCTCCAAGTCTGGAAATGGCCATTCGGAAGTTCTCCTTAAACTAGAGACGGAAGACGGACCCCCATCTCACCAGGACTCGTCTGTTTCTAACCATGTTCCCTCTGAGAACGAAGACGACATATATTCTCCATGCGGGAGCCGGCAGGACGAGAGAGGCCTCAAGATAAGGGACTCCTCTTTGCCAGGGGAGCCCAAGCTCTCATGGCATCAAGAGGGCACCTCGTCCTCCAGTGACAACGCCTCCCTCTCGTCCAAGATAGAAGCTCCGCTAAAGGAGGCTGATGTCTCTCGGCGTCCCTCCGTCACCGTCACCGACGGCTACCACGATGACTTTGAGTCGTCGGCGGAGTCCTCCCCGAGAGACGGCCGGCGCAGCTCCCAGCCCACCTCTCCGGTCTCGCCGCCCTCTGGGGGCGCCTCCGGGCAGGCCTCCTACAGCAGGTCGCCTCTGGACCAGAGCAGAGACGACGAGGAGGTCGAGGAGGACATCGCAGGGGAGCTAAGTGAACACTCTGAAGAGTTCAGCGACAGCCGTCACTCTGGAAAGCTGCTCGATCTCAACGACAAGACGGCAGAGTCCCCGGGTGAAACCAGGAATGAGTTAAACCACTCCCCGGCcttatctccatctctctcccgcGTCTCTCCAGTGGAGGACGAGATGCCGACCTTCTGCATCGGAGACCGGGTGCTCGTGAGCCACGTTCAGCCCGGAACCCTGAGGTTCAAAGGCCCGACCAGGTTTGCCAACGGGTTCTGGGCCGGCGTGGAGCTCGACAAGTCGGAAGGCAGCAACAACGGCACCTACGACGGGGTGGCGTACTTTGTGTGCGAGGAGCGCCACGGTATCTTTGCGCCGTCCGACAAGATCGCCCGCCTGCCGGAGAGGTTCGACGTCTCCGTTGACACCACGGAGGACGAGGACTCGTTTGTGGACGACCTGTCCGAGAGGAGTAAACGAGCAGACGACGAGAAGAGCGCGGTTCAGCCGAGGAAGGAGACTGAGGAAAGCCCCCGTGATGATCCATCCGGGTCAGGGTACAAAGAGCCGCGGGATGAGGCCGGTCATCCATCTGTACGCCACCAGAACAAGGATGCTCTGGACGCAAACTCTCTTAACTCTCGTAACCACCACACCGTGCCCAATGGCCGGATCAGGGATGGCTCCCTGGAGTTCGACAACGCGCCCACTACTCTCCTCATTTCTGACCTGGACAAGATGGGTTCAGCCACACGGGGCCAGAAGCAGAGAACTCCTCACACTGGACATAAAGATTTGGACTCTCACCATTCATCAGTCACTCCAAACGAGTGTATGGACGATTTTGACATCAAGAGTAACGAGGGGAAAGCGAAGGAACGAGACTCTCTCGGTGCCTTTGCTGACACGCTTCTCAATGACTTCGTCAAAGATGCTGTCACGCAGTTGAGTCAGGTCAAACTGGCCAAGGAGAGGAAGATAATGGAAGCCAACCGGATGAACGGAGAGCTGTTTACCGACCGCTTGGAGGGCGAGGGGCGGGTCTCTCCGTCGGAGCAGAAAGATGGTCTTCCCTTCTTCCTGGAAACAGAAAAAGAGGAGTTGTCGTCCCCAGAGCTATGCAACCGACCG GAGAGCCCGGTGCTGGGGGCCAGCGGTCAGGAGGAGCTGGCCAAGCGCCTGGCCGAGCTGGAGCTGAGCCGCGAGCTGCTGGACGACCTCGGGGACGACCAGGACTGGTTCGAGGAGGACTTCGGCCTCAAGTCCCGCCGGGAACAGCAGCGACGCCAGCAGAGgcaaaaagaggaggaggaagaggatgacgacgacgacgacgaagagAACAGGGTGGGCGGCGGGAGGCCCGTGACGTCGGTCGGAGAGCCACAGGCCAAGACGCCCCCCCGGCCCGAGCTGCCTCTTCCCCTGCTGCCTAAGCTCCCCGAGCAGCCCCCCATGGTGGTGCCCCACTCGGCCACGGAGGTGGAGCGGCTGGTCCACGCCGCCACCGCCGAGATCTGGCAGAGCTGCGGCCTCGGCGCGGCGGACGTGCTGACGCTGGCCGGCCTGCCGGTCCCCCGGCCCTCCCTGGGGTACCTGGGCAAGGAGGCCAACGGGcaggaccaggaggacctcTGCATCCGCAGCTACCGACAG GGGGTCTACGACCTCACCTGGGAGATCCTCCAAGAGATCTTCGGCGAAGACCCCAACGCGAACCAGCCGCTGTGGCTTAAGCCGCGACGGGTCAACTCCTCCTACTCCCACAGGGTCAGGATGCCGGGGAACATCTCCACGGTCCAG GAATTCATCGCCACTAAAGTGCTGAAGCTGTACGGCCTGAGGAAGGACCAGAGCCAGAAGACCGACTGGCAGAAGATGCTCAAGTTCGGCAGGAAGAAACGGGACCGAGTAGACCACATACTG GTCCAGGAGCTCCACGAGGAAGAGGCCCAGTGGGTGAACTACGACGAGGACGAGCTGTTTGTGAAGATGCAGCTGGCGGACAGCATCTTCGACATGCTGCTCAAGGACACGGCCGATGTCCTCACGCAGATCCACGAGCAGAGGGCCGCACGGGACGCACTCTCCTGA